A genomic stretch from Anaerolinea thermophila UNI-1 includes:
- a CDS encoding L-fucose/L-arabinose isomerase family protein: MHMKPVTLGVIVGNRGFFPDHLCITGRKTILKVLEEEGIHPIIIDENETKVGSIVTLNDAQKCAELFKAHRDEIDGILVTLPNFGEEKAIANTLRWAGLNVPVLIHAFPDDMTRMTVADRRDSFCGKMSVCNNLTQYGIPFSLTSLHTVNPESESFRADLRRFAAVCRVVRGLRNARFGAIGARPAAFNTVRYSEKLLERTGISVETIDLSEIFGRAARLHADDPKVKAKIEQIQSYVPTKNTPGEALIRMAKLGVVIEDWMAENQLVASALQCWTSMEEFYGVVPCTLMSMMSNSLVPSACETDIAGAVGMLALALASGKPSAIVDWNNNYGDDPDKGVIFHCSNLPKDLFLEAAASQEDAPQMDYQAIIAGSVGKENTYGTVVGRLKAVPFTYCRVSTDDLHGRILAYVGEGHLTEDTLKTFGGYGVVHVPNFQKLLAYICENGFEHHVAINPSMVADAVNEAFTKYLGWQVYYHH; this comes from the coding sequence ATGCATATGAAACCCGTGACGTTAGGTGTAATTGTTGGCAATCGAGGATTCTTCCCCGACCATCTCTGTATCACTGGACGCAAAACCATCCTTAAGGTTCTTGAAGAGGAAGGAATTCATCCAATCATCATTGATGAAAACGAGACCAAGGTGGGATCAATTGTCACCTTGAACGATGCACAGAAATGTGCCGAACTTTTCAAAGCCCATCGAGATGAAATTGATGGCATTCTGGTCACTTTACCTAATTTTGGCGAAGAAAAAGCCATTGCCAATACCCTGCGTTGGGCAGGATTGAATGTGCCTGTGCTGATTCACGCCTTTCCGGACGACATGACTCGTATGACGGTTGCAGACCGCAGAGACTCGTTTTGTGGAAAAATGTCGGTGTGCAACAACCTTACCCAATACGGTATTCCTTTCAGTCTAACCAGCCTTCACACAGTTAATCCGGAAAGCGAAAGTTTCCGGGCTGACCTGCGTCGTTTTGCCGCCGTCTGCCGGGTAGTCCGAGGATTGCGCAATGCACGGTTTGGGGCAATTGGCGCCAGACCCGCCGCCTTCAATACGGTCCGGTACAGCGAAAAATTGCTGGAACGCACAGGAATCAGTGTAGAAACCATTGACCTCTCAGAAATATTTGGACGTGCGGCGCGTTTACATGCTGACGATCCCAAAGTGAAAGCCAAAATTGAGCAAATTCAATCCTATGTCCCAACAAAGAATACCCCTGGCGAAGCCTTAATACGCATGGCAAAACTCGGGGTCGTGATTGAAGATTGGATGGCAGAGAATCAACTGGTTGCCTCAGCGTTACAATGCTGGACATCCATGGAAGAATTCTACGGTGTAGTGCCATGCACGTTGATGTCTATGATGAGCAACTCCCTCGTACCATCGGCTTGCGAAACGGATATTGCCGGTGCTGTAGGCATGCTGGCACTGGCATTAGCCTCGGGAAAACCCTCGGCAATTGTAGATTGGAATAACAACTACGGCGATGACCCCGATAAAGGTGTCATCTTCCACTGCTCCAACCTGCCCAAGGATTTGTTCCTGGAAGCCGCGGCTTCACAGGAAGACGCTCCTCAAATGGACTATCAAGCCATTATCGCCGGCTCGGTAGGAAAAGAGAACACCTATGGAACAGTCGTTGGACGCTTGAAAGCCGTGCCTTTTACCTATTGCCGGGTATCCACAGATGACCTTCACGGGCGCATTCTTGCCTATGTAGGCGAAGGACATTTAACAGAGGATACCCTGAAAACCTTTGGAGGATACGGCGTTGTCCACGTGCCAAATTTCCAGAAATTGCTGGCTTACATTTGTGAGAATGGTTTCGAGCATCATGTTGCCATCAATCCATCCATGGTTGCAGACGCAGTCAACGAAGCCTTCACCAAGTATTTGGGATGGCAGGTTTACTATCACCACTAA
- a CDS encoding LacI family DNA-binding transcriptional regulator has product MRSRKQVTIRDVAREAGVSAQTVSRVLNQHPDVSDETRKRVQDTIERLGYSPNYVARSLIQGRTHTIGVVGYGLGYYGPSRALTGVEKQANELGYSILLSLVRQAEINSGRQLIANLLMRKVDGIVWAVPEIGPHREELLEDLAQIDVPVVFINMNPRPGCQVAAVDNFNGGRLATLHLLSRGCQKIGIITGPEAWWESQQREAGWKTACLESGRVKESEISALKVVGDWEAASGEAGFMTLIQKVPDLDGVFVCNDQMALGALKAARQLGIRVPEDIALVGFDDIPEAAFFNPPLTTLRQPLTELGAQAVRMLHHRLCNEEHDVHASEIIWLQPELIVRESSRKSN; this is encoded by the coding sequence ATGCGTTCCAGAAAACAGGTTACGATTCGCGATGTTGCCCGCGAGGCGGGGGTGTCCGCCCAAACAGTTTCACGCGTACTCAATCAACACCCGGATGTGTCTGATGAGACTCGCAAACGCGTCCAGGATACGATTGAGCGCCTGGGATATTCTCCGAACTACGTAGCCCGAAGTCTGATTCAGGGGCGAACCCACACGATAGGGGTGGTCGGTTACGGATTAGGATACTATGGTCCTTCTCGCGCCCTGACCGGTGTTGAAAAGCAAGCCAACGAACTCGGGTATTCAATTCTTTTGAGCCTGGTGCGGCAAGCCGAAATCAACAGCGGACGTCAACTGATTGCCAATCTGCTTATGCGCAAAGTGGATGGGATTGTTTGGGCAGTGCCCGAGATTGGTCCTCACCGTGAGGAATTGTTAGAGGACCTGGCTCAAATCGATGTTCCGGTAGTGTTTATCAATATGAATCCCCGCCCCGGGTGCCAGGTGGCTGCAGTGGATAATTTCAATGGGGGACGATTAGCCACCTTGCATTTGCTTTCAAGGGGATGCCAGAAAATCGGTATTATTACCGGACCGGAAGCATGGTGGGAATCTCAGCAACGTGAGGCAGGATGGAAAACGGCTTGTCTTGAATCAGGAAGAGTTAAAGAAAGCGAGATTTCTGCTTTGAAGGTGGTTGGGGATTGGGAAGCTGCCAGTGGAGAAGCGGGATTTATGACTTTGATTCAAAAAGTCCCGGACCTGGATGGAGTTTTTGTATGCAATGACCAGATGGCATTGGGCGCGCTCAAAGCCGCCCGTCAACTGGGTATTCGCGTTCCGGAGGATATTGCGCTGGTAGGGTTTGACGATATTCCTGAAGCAGCGTTCTTCAATCCACCGCTCACCACCCTGAGGCAACCGCTCACCGAACTGGGTGCACAAGCCGTGAGAATGCTTCATCACCGATTGTGCAACGAAGAACACGATGTGCACGCTTCTGAAATCATCTGGCTACAACCGGAATTAATTGTGCGCGAATCATCACGCAAAAGTAATTAA
- a CDS encoding fumarylacetoacetate hydrolase family protein, whose amino-acid sequence MKFLQFSLSGESPRTGWLYQDRIGVVEGSIFGEYRRMEAVFPLDRVRLMAPLHPGKIIAVGRNYVEHARERGAEVPEVPLIFLKPPSSVVGPGDPILLPPQSQRVDHEAELAVVIGKRGRWIAPEQAMDFVFGYTCANDVTARDLQQKDGQWTRAKGFDTFCPLGPWIETELDPFDVLIQCKVNGEVRQVGSTKEMVFSIPQLIAYISSVMTLEPGDIILTGTPAGISPLKAGDLVEIDIEGIGTLSNPVKEP is encoded by the coding sequence ATGAAATTTCTTCAATTTTCTCTTAGTGGCGAATCCCCCCGTACGGGATGGCTGTACCAGGATCGGATTGGCGTTGTAGAAGGTTCCATCTTTGGCGAGTATCGGCGGATGGAAGCCGTATTTCCTTTGGATAGAGTTCGCTTGATGGCGCCTCTTCACCCGGGAAAAATCATTGCAGTGGGAAGAAATTATGTGGAGCATGCCAGAGAACGCGGTGCCGAGGTTCCAGAAGTTCCGTTGATTTTCTTGAAACCTCCCAGCAGTGTCGTGGGACCAGGAGACCCCATCTTGCTGCCTCCACAATCTCAGCGTGTAGATCATGAGGCTGAACTGGCGGTAGTCATTGGGAAAAGAGGACGCTGGATTGCTCCGGAACAAGCCATGGATTTTGTCTTTGGATATACCTGCGCAAATGACGTTACTGCGCGAGATTTACAACAAAAGGATGGACAATGGACACGGGCGAAGGGCTTCGACACCTTTTGTCCCCTGGGACCGTGGATTGAAACGGAGTTGGACCCCTTTGATGTTCTGATTCAGTGTAAGGTTAATGGAGAAGTTCGTCAGGTAGGGTCTACGAAGGAAATGGTGTTCTCCATCCCGCAGTTAATTGCCTATATTTCTTCGGTAATGACACTTGAACCCGGCGATATAATTTTGACTGGTACTCCGGCGGGAATCTCGCCTCTCAAAGCGGGGGATTTGGTAGAAATTGACATTGAAGGGATTGGAACGCTGTCCAATCCCGTAAAAGAACCTTAG
- a CDS encoding YebC/PmpR family DNA-binding transcriptional regulator has protein sequence MSGHSKWATIKRKKGAMDAKRGQLFTRLTREIVMAAREGGGDPETNFRLRLAVEKARSQNMPKENIERAIKRGTGESKEGNAFEQVFYEGYAPHGVALMIECYTENRNRTVAEIRHLLSRAGGNLGEAGSVSWQFKRMAYFALSASKVDFDRVFEVAVENGAEDVTQDGDTIEVFAPVENFKVLSDAFRNAKMELEEAELRMIPTNEVELGVEETLQVLRTIDTIEELDDVQNVYHTMKISEAALAALENEA, from the coding sequence ATGTCTGGCCATTCAAAATGGGCAACGATTAAGAGAAAAAAGGGTGCAATGGATGCGAAGCGGGGGCAGTTGTTTACCCGACTGACTCGCGAAATTGTCATGGCGGCTCGAGAGGGTGGTGGCGATCCAGAAACCAATTTCCGTTTACGCCTCGCAGTGGAAAAAGCCCGTTCCCAAAACATGCCAAAAGAGAATATCGAACGCGCGATTAAGCGTGGGACGGGAGAGTCTAAAGAGGGAAATGCATTCGAGCAGGTTTTTTATGAAGGGTACGCTCCTCATGGTGTGGCTTTAATGATTGAGTGCTATACCGAAAACCGTAATCGCACGGTTGCCGAGATTCGCCATTTGCTCAGCCGTGCGGGTGGTAATTTGGGTGAAGCGGGTTCTGTGTCCTGGCAGTTCAAGCGCATGGCTTATTTCGCACTTTCTGCTTCCAAAGTGGATTTTGACCGTGTGTTTGAAGTGGCTGTAGAAAATGGTGCGGAAGATGTGACGCAGGATGGCGACACTATCGAAGTGTTTGCTCCCGTGGAAAACTTCAAAGTTCTCAGTGATGCGTTCCGCAACGCGAAGATGGAACTGGAAGAAGCCGAACTTCGTATGATCCCCACCAATGAAGTGGAACTGGGAGTGGAGGAAACCCTTCAGGTTCTTCGCACGATTGATACGATTGAAGAACTTGATGACGTGCAGAACGTTTATCATACGATGAAAATTTCGGAAGCCGCCCTTGCGGCGTTGGAGAACGAAGCCTGA
- the ruvC gene encoding crossover junction endodeoxyribonuclease RuvC: MLVLGIDPGTATTGYGLVRESQDGSLHLVGYGVIQTPAGLEEEKRLLLLYHKLNELILLHAPNAGVVEKLFFRRNVTTAIGVGQARGVVLLALAQHGIPVWEYTPMEVKQSVSGYGNADKRQVQLMVQTLLNLEEYPKPDDAADALAVAICHLHHYRWKSFEKGSGR; the protein is encoded by the coding sequence ATGCTGGTCTTGGGAATTGATCCAGGAACGGCAACTACAGGGTATGGCTTGGTTCGGGAGTCGCAAGATGGAAGTCTGCATTTGGTGGGTTATGGTGTAATCCAGACTCCAGCCGGCTTGGAAGAAGAAAAGCGTCTTCTTCTCCTTTATCACAAATTAAATGAGTTGATCCTTCTCCACGCTCCAAATGCCGGGGTTGTGGAGAAGTTGTTTTTTCGCCGAAACGTGACCACTGCAATCGGTGTGGGACAAGCCCGCGGGGTGGTGTTGCTGGCACTTGCCCAGCATGGTATACCGGTCTGGGAATATACCCCCATGGAAGTTAAGCAGTCGGTTAGTGGTTACGGAAATGCGGATAAACGCCAGGTGCAGTTGATGGTTCAGACCTTGTTAAACCTTGAAGAGTACCCCAAACCCGATGATGCTGCGGATGCCCTGGCTGTAGCGATTTGTCACCTGCATCATTACCGTTGGAAATCCTTTGAGAAAGGTTCAGGACGATGA
- a CDS encoding TrmH family RNA methyltransferase, whose amino-acid sequence MITSPANEQVKRIRRLQERKERERTGLFFLEGIRIVAEAAERGEAFETLIVSPDRLQSDFAWKLVENLRRNGTPILEVSSLVFERLSQKEGPQGIAAVVHQRWMPLGAVSVENGKPWVALDSVADPGNLGTILRTLDAVGGAGVILLDQSTDPYDPSCVRASMGALFDLHLVRTSFEQFRDWIKRQTGVALIGTSGAAKQDYHDFPYPSRLVLLMGSERLGLQPYHLELCDEVVRIPMVGRSDSLNLAVATAVVLYEIFNQQRQKSLGVMP is encoded by the coding sequence ATGATTACCAGCCCGGCCAATGAACAGGTTAAGCGTATTCGCCGTTTGCAGGAGCGCAAGGAAAGGGAGCGTACCGGGCTGTTTTTTCTTGAGGGCATCCGCATTGTTGCAGAAGCGGCGGAGAGAGGGGAAGCCTTTGAAACCTTGATTGTCTCCCCGGATCGCCTGCAAAGCGACTTTGCCTGGAAACTGGTAGAAAATTTGCGAAGAAATGGAACCCCCATTTTAGAGGTAAGCTCTCTGGTATTTGAACGGCTTTCTCAGAAAGAAGGTCCCCAAGGCATTGCCGCGGTGGTTCATCAACGCTGGATGCCTCTGGGTGCAGTGTCGGTTGAAAATGGAAAACCATGGGTGGCACTGGACTCAGTGGCTGATCCAGGAAACTTGGGCACAATCTTACGAACGCTGGATGCCGTAGGTGGCGCTGGAGTCATTTTGCTGGATCAATCTACAGACCCCTATGATCCCTCGTGTGTACGTGCCAGTATGGGGGCGCTTTTTGATCTTCATCTGGTTCGTACTTCTTTTGAGCAGTTCCGAGATTGGATAAAAAGGCAAACAGGTGTTGCCCTTATTGGGACATCCGGAGCAGCAAAACAAGACTATCATGACTTCCCTTATCCTTCTCGATTGGTATTGTTGATGGGAAGTGAGCGATTGGGATTACAACCGTACCATCTTGAACTATGCGATGAGGTGGTGCGAATCCCCATGGTTGGCAGGAGCGATTCCTTGAATTTGGCAGTGGCTACAGCCGTGGTGTTGTATGAAATTTTTAACCAGCAGCGTCAGAAATCTTTGGGAGTGATGCCGTGA
- the ruvA gene encoding Holliday junction branch migration protein RuvA, whose translation MIAYVEGKVLELGETYLVIQVGAVGLQVFVPSTLRAKARAGETLVLFTYLVVREDLMALYGFETPLEREFFGLLLGVNGIGPRLAISILSVLSVDAIRRAILSEQPEVLSRVPGVGRKNAQKIILSLQGKVTAEGLEGVRPMAEVDQEVLEALTSLGYSVVEAQTAVQSIPKDAPMDLEERLKLALRYFST comes from the coding sequence GTGATTGCGTACGTAGAAGGCAAAGTTCTGGAATTGGGGGAAACCTATCTGGTCATTCAGGTAGGCGCGGTGGGTTTACAGGTATTTGTTCCTTCGACATTGAGAGCCAAAGCGAGAGCCGGTGAAACCCTGGTTTTGTTTACTTACCTGGTGGTACGGGAAGATTTGATGGCATTGTATGGGTTTGAAACACCTCTGGAAAGAGAATTTTTTGGCTTGCTATTAGGGGTGAACGGCATTGGACCTCGACTGGCAATCAGCATTCTTTCGGTCCTTTCCGTTGATGCCATTCGCCGCGCTATTCTTAGCGAACAACCTGAAGTGTTGAGCCGGGTACCCGGTGTGGGTAGAAAAAATGCCCAGAAAATTATCTTGTCTCTGCAAGGAAAAGTCACGGCAGAGGGCCTGGAAGGTGTTCGTCCGATGGCGGAAGTAGATCAGGAGGTATTGGAAGCGTTGACCTCACTGGGGTACAGTGTGGTGGAGGCTCAAACGGCAGTGCAATCCATCCCCAAAGATGCCCCTATGGATTTGGAAGAGCGCTTGAAATTAGCCTTACGTTATTTTTCCACATAA